A stretch of the Vagococcus xieshaowenii genome encodes the following:
- the rpsL gene encoding 30S ribosomal protein S12: MPTINQLVRKSRKPKTTKSDSPALGKGYNSLKKAHTNTNAPQKRGVCTRVGTMTPKKPNSALRKFARVRLSNNIEVTAYIPGIGHNLQEHSVVLIRGGRVKDLPGVRYHVVRGALDTAGVADRKQSRSKYGAKRPKAAK, translated from the coding sequence ATGCCAACAATTAATCAATTGGTGCGTAAATCTCGTAAACCAAAAACAACTAAATCTGACTCACCTGCGTTAGGTAAAGGCTACAACAGTTTGAAAAAAGCTCATACTAACACAAACGCTCCTCAAAAACGTGGAGTTTGTACTCGTGTAGGTACTATGACGCCTAAAAAACCAAACTCAGCTTTACGTAAATTCGCCCGTGTACGTTTATCAAACAACATCGAGGTGACTGCTTACATTCCAGGTATCGGTCATAACTTACAAGAACATAGCGTGGTTTTAATCCGCGGTGGACGTGTAAAAGATTTACCGGGGGTACGTTATCACGTAGTTCGTGGTGCTTTAGATACAGCTGGTGTAGCTGATCGTAAACAAAGCCGTTCTAAATACGGTGCAAAACGCCCTAAAGCAGCAAAATAA
- the rpiA gene encoding ribose-5-phosphate isomerase RpiA, with product MNLKQLVGIEAATYVKDGMTVGLGTGSTAYYMVEEIGRRVKEEGLQITGVTTSNATQEQALALGIPLKSIDEVTHVDLTIDGADEISANFQGIKGGGAALLFEKIVATYSDKVIWIVDESKMVEHLGAFPLPVEVIPYGSDQLMRKFNEKGLNPVLRTNEQGDIVKTDSQNYIIDLKLGKIKNPTELAHYLTNQVGVVEHGLFLDMVNTVIIGRTEGVETLNPRN from the coding sequence ATGAATTTAAAACAATTAGTCGGTATTGAAGCAGCAACTTATGTTAAAGATGGCATGACAGTTGGTCTTGGAACAGGATCAACAGCCTATTATATGGTAGAAGAAATCGGTCGTCGTGTAAAAGAGGAAGGCTTACAAATTACCGGTGTCACTACTTCAAACGCGACACAAGAACAAGCCCTTGCTCTAGGCATCCCACTAAAAAGCATTGATGAAGTAACGCATGTAGACCTTACAATCGACGGTGCAGATGAAATTAGTGCTAACTTCCAAGGGATTAAAGGTGGCGGTGCTGCCTTGTTGTTCGAAAAAATCGTTGCAACGTATTCAGATAAAGTCATTTGGATTGTAGACGAATCAAAAATGGTTGAACATTTAGGTGCGTTTCCTTTACCAGTTGAAGTGATTCCTTATGGTTCTGATCAATTAATGCGTAAATTCAATGAAAAAGGCTTAAATCCTGTGTTACGTACTAACGAACAAGGTGATATCGTCAAAACAGACAGCCAAAACTATATCATTGACTTAAAGCTAGGAAAAATTAAAAACCCAACTGAATTAGCTCATTACCTAACCAATCAAGTAGGCGTTGTCGAACACGGTTTATTCTTAGATATGGTCAATACTGTCATCATTGGACGTACTGAAGGCGTTGAAACGTTAAATCCACGCAATTAA
- the gpmA gene encoding 2,3-diphosphoglycerate-dependent phosphoglycerate mutase: MKKVVVIRHGQSVWNLENRFTGWTDVPLSEQGIQEAHLAGQKIKEAHLQFDEVYTSVLQRAIRTAHIVMEEIGQLWVPEYKSWRLNERHYGALQGLNKQDTADKYGEEQVTLWRRSYDVLPPLLEPGDERSASLDPKYQHLDPHAIPRGESLQTTLVRTLPFWQDHIAPKLLNNETILIVAHGNSLRSIAMHLEGLTEEQILELEIPTGQPLVYELNDDLSFHSKYYLS, from the coding sequence ATGAAAAAAGTAGTAGTTATTCGACATGGTCAAAGTGTTTGGAATCTTGAAAACCGATTCACTGGATGGACAGATGTTCCTTTAAGCGAACAAGGTATCCAAGAAGCTCATTTAGCAGGACAAAAAATCAAAGAAGCACACTTACAGTTTGATGAAGTCTATACATCTGTTTTACAACGCGCAATTAGAACAGCTCATATCGTCATGGAAGAAATCGGACAACTTTGGGTGCCTGAATATAAATCTTGGCGTCTAAACGAACGACATTATGGTGCGTTACAAGGGCTTAATAAACAAGATACTGCAGATAAATACGGAGAAGAACAAGTAACCTTATGGCGTCGTTCTTATGATGTTCTCCCGCCTTTATTAGAGCCTGGAGACGAACGTAGTGCTTCATTAGATCCTAAATATCAGCATCTAGACCCTCACGCTATTCCACGAGGTGAAAGTTTACAGACAACTTTAGTGCGTACGTTACCTTTTTGGCAAGATCATATCGCTCCTAAATTACTGAATAACGAAACTATTTTAATCGTTGCTCATGGTAATTCATTACGCTCTATCGCCATGCATTTAGAAGGGTTAACCGAGGAACAAATTTTAGAATTAGAAATTCCAACGGGACAACCACTTGTGTATGAATTGAACGACGATCTAAGTTTCCATTCAAAATATTACCTATCATAA
- a CDS encoding alpha/beta fold hydrolase, whose protein sequence is MNKRVDDRVNKEMIVRDGSTIHYQIRGYGEAVMFLHGNSQSHRYFMKQKTTFSQRFKTIWLDTRDHGCSTNTQNTLTFEMIVEDIYELIQKEQLLKVSLVGFSDGANIALLFAKYYPDYLDKLVLVSPNVSLEGLKPSQQVKTRLYLKFVTFFNFSAAKRRAQLALAETGISREELQQLTAPVLLIQGVWDIIEPQHINNISEQLPNVTVERVKGVGHSVPFLRPRWFNDHVLAFLSK, encoded by the coding sequence GTGAATAAGAGAGTAGATGATCGTGTGAATAAAGAAATGATAGTAAGAGATGGTTCAACAATACATTATCAAATCAGAGGGTATGGGGAAGCCGTGATGTTTTTGCACGGTAATAGCCAGAGTCACCGTTACTTCATGAAACAAAAAACGACATTTAGTCAACGCTTCAAAACGATTTGGTTAGATACAAGAGATCATGGCTGTTCAACTAACACACAGAATACGTTGACGTTTGAAATGATCGTTGAAGATATCTATGAGTTAATCCAAAAAGAACAATTATTGAAAGTATCACTTGTTGGCTTTAGCGATGGTGCCAATATCGCGTTGTTATTTGCTAAATATTATCCGGACTATCTAGATAAACTAGTATTAGTTTCTCCAAATGTTTCATTAGAGGGATTAAAACCTTCACAACAAGTTAAAACGAGACTTTATTTAAAGTTTGTGACCTTTTTTAATTTTTCAGCCGCTAAACGTCGTGCGCAGTTAGCGTTAGCTGAAACAGGGATTAGTCGAGAAGAGTTACAACAATTAACTGCACCTGTTTTATTAATACAAGGTGTCTGGGATATCATTGAACCGCAACATATTAATAATATCTCAGAACAGTTGCCGAATGTTACCGTTGAACGCGTAAAGGGTGTGGGACATTCGGTGCCATTTTTACGTCCAAGATGGTTCAATGATCATGTATTGGCGTTTTTGAGTAAATAA
- a CDS encoding teichoic acid D-Ala incorporation-associated protein DltX, producing the protein MKQLTKLLSNEWTIFSMKAVFYTGILVAMIYLYHFCHVGQGSFIYNQF; encoded by the coding sequence ATGAAACAACTAACAAAATTATTATCAAATGAATGGACAATTTTTTCTATGAAAGCTGTTTTTTACACAGGTATCTTAGTTGCAATGATCTATTTGTATCATTTCTGTCACGTCGGACAAGGTTCTTTCATTTATAACCAATTCTAG
- the dltA gene encoding D-alanine--poly(phosphoribitol) ligase subunit DltA yields the protein MNVNKIIQQIKETASSYPNQLYYDDRLTTITGTYQALEEQSNALAHYFIEHLPNKQPILVKGGLNKEMIITFLACLKSGHPYVPVDTHTPDDRLHMIYEEAQPGLVVSFDEWPLATNQLINLQQFNQITSVYKDVVDPTYWVKQDDLVYIIFTSGTTGKPKGVQITYNNLISYTDWMLSDFKLKKQQRFLCQAPFSFDLSVMDLYPALLTEGTLVPLAKNVTDNFPILFKTLPSLNINVWVSTPSFMEICLMDSQVNQEQMASLSHFLFCGEELPHNVATKLSQQFPASLIFNTYGPTEATVAVTSVPITQDILATYPRLPLGKVKSDTQLVILETEPGEDDDQIGEILIVGPSVSPGYYQNPEKTAEAFVQYDGQAAYKTGDLGYIKNDLLFYQGRMDDQIKLHGYRIELGDIEHHLEDINRIRRACVLPKYQNGKVKQLIAYIVMKEASELNDRQQTTEIKSELSHHLMPYMIPQKFIYLDSFPLTANGKINRKELAQGGSSS from the coding sequence ATGAACGTTAATAAAATTATTCAACAAATTAAAGAAACGGCATCATCCTATCCTAATCAACTTTATTACGATGATCGCTTAACAACTATAACTGGCACTTATCAAGCGTTAGAAGAACAGTCAAATGCGCTAGCACACTATTTCATTGAACATTTACCAAATAAACAACCGATTTTAGTAAAAGGCGGGCTTAATAAGGAAATGATTATTACATTCCTTGCTTGTTTAAAGTCTGGGCATCCGTATGTACCAGTAGATACTCACACACCGGATGATAGACTTCACATGATTTACGAGGAAGCACAACCGGGATTAGTTGTCTCATTCGATGAGTGGCCTTTAGCAACTAATCAACTTATCAACTTACAACAGTTCAATCAAATAACGAGTGTTTACAAAGATGTGGTCGACCCAACTTATTGGGTGAAACAGGACGACCTTGTCTATATCATTTTTACTTCTGGCACAACCGGCAAACCTAAAGGCGTGCAAATCACTTATAACAACTTAATCAGTTATACTGACTGGATGTTGAGTGACTTCAAGCTAAAAAAACAGCAACGCTTTTTATGCCAAGCACCGTTTTCATTTGATTTATCTGTCATGGATTTATATCCAGCGCTTTTAACAGAAGGAACATTGGTACCTTTAGCAAAAAACGTGACCGATAATTTCCCTATACTTTTTAAAACACTTCCGTCATTAAATATCAACGTATGGGTTTCAACGCCCTCATTTATGGAAATTTGTTTAATGGATTCTCAGGTAAATCAAGAACAGATGGCGAGCTTATCACACTTCTTGTTTTGTGGAGAAGAATTACCGCATAACGTGGCAACAAAATTAAGTCAGCAATTTCCAGCTAGTCTAATTTTCAACACATACGGTCCTACTGAAGCAACAGTAGCGGTGACTAGTGTACCGATTACACAAGACATACTGGCGACCTATCCCCGTTTACCTTTAGGAAAAGTCAAATCGGATACTCAATTAGTTATTTTAGAAACAGAGCCCGGCGAAGACGATGACCAAATCGGGGAAATTTTAATTGTTGGCCCTAGCGTTTCGCCTGGCTATTATCAAAACCCTGAAAAAACAGCGGAAGCTTTCGTTCAATACGATGGACAAGCGGCATACAAAACTGGTGATTTAGGCTATATCAAAAATGATTTACTATTTTATCAAGGTCGAATGGATGATCAAATCAAATTACACGGTTATCGCATTGAGTTAGGTGATATTGAACATCATCTAGAAGATATCAACCGCATTCGTCGTGCTTGCGTCTTACCTAAGTACCAAAACGGAAAAGTCAAACAACTCATTGCCTATATTGTGATGAAAGAAGCTAGCGAGCTTAACGATCGGCAACAAACAACAGAGATTAAATCAGAACTATCTCATCATTTAATGCCGTATATGATTCCACAAAAATTCATTTACTTAGACAGCTTCCCGTTAACAGCCAACGGAAAAATTAATCGGAAAGAATTAGCACAAGGAGGCTCTTCATCATGA
- the dltB gene encoding D-alanyl-lipoteichoic acid biosynthesis protein DltB, with product MVSWLNSFPYLTPYEKPFYFILIALFFIPSIIYSLKGKRLTGYQAFLTLFFLWISFAGPNKTQGLALIGYLIWQVVVSKLYFNYRQQANQSGWFYLSVLLSIVPMFLIKLLPIFTQQAPLVNHGQPLFYFLGYSYLTFKSVQVIMETRDGQIKELKIKDYVNFLVFFPTISAGPIDRFRRFTTNYYQHPDHDTYVKLLGKGINYIFLGILYKFIIGYLLGSLLLPVIQNEALNGSMLFLGSLGYMYVYSFYLFFDFAGYSLFAVGVSYLLGYETPMNFNKPFIAQNIKDFWNRWHMSLSFWFRDYVYMRLMFTLIKKKVFKSRIVASNIGYFALFLIMGVWHGLTWYYIAYGLFHATAICVNDAWLRYKKKHKGQLPSNHWTKALAIFITFNTVCFSLLIFSGFFDLVIKQFFTI from the coding sequence ATGGTGTCTTGGTTAAATTCATTTCCTTACTTAACACCATATGAAAAGCCTTTTTACTTTATTCTTATCGCCTTATTTTTTATTCCATCGATTATCTATTCATTAAAAGGGAAAAGACTGACAGGTTATCAAGCCTTCCTCACACTTTTTTTCTTATGGATTAGCTTTGCTGGACCTAATAAGACACAAGGATTGGCATTAATCGGCTATTTAATTTGGCAAGTGGTCGTTAGTAAGTTGTATTTCAATTATCGCCAACAAGCAAATCAATCGGGTTGGTTTTATCTCAGTGTGCTTCTGAGTATCGTCCCAATGTTTTTGATTAAGCTCTTACCTATTTTTACTCAACAAGCACCACTAGTTAATCACGGACAACCCTTATTTTATTTCTTAGGTTATTCTTATTTAACGTTTAAATCTGTTCAAGTAATTATGGAAACGCGAGATGGACAAATTAAGGAATTGAAAATAAAAGATTATGTTAACTTCTTAGTCTTCTTCCCTACGATTTCAGCCGGACCGATTGATCGTTTTCGTCGTTTCACTACGAATTATTATCAACATCCTGACCACGATACATATGTGAAATTGTTAGGAAAAGGTATTAACTACATTTTCTTAGGTATTTTATACAAATTTATTATTGGCTATTTATTAGGTAGTTTATTACTACCTGTCATTCAAAATGAAGCGTTAAACGGCAGTATGTTATTCCTTGGTTCTTTAGGCTATATGTATGTGTATAGTTTTTACCTATTCTTTGACTTCGCCGGTTACAGTCTATTCGCGGTTGGAGTCAGTTACTTATTAGGTTACGAAACGCCAATGAACTTCAATAAACCATTTATTGCTCAAAACATCAAAGATTTCTGGAATAGATGGCATATGTCTTTATCTTTCTGGTTTAGAGATTATGTTTACATGCGTTTGATGTTTACTTTAATTAAGAAAAAAGTATTCAAAAGCCGAATTGTAGCTTCAAATATCGGTTACTTTGCACTATTCCTAATTATGGGCGTTTGGCACGGTTTAACGTGGTACTATATCGCTTACGGCTTATTCCATGCGACTGCTATTTGTGTCAACGATGCCTGGCTTCGCTATAAGAAAAAACATAAAGGACAGCTACCAAGCAATCATTGGACAAAGGCGTTAGCCATCTTCATCACGTTCAATACCGTTTGCTTTAGCTTACTAATTTTCTCAGGATTTTTTGATCTTGTGATAAAACAATTCTTTACTATTTAA
- the dltC gene encoding D-alanine--poly(phosphoribitol) ligase subunit DltC, with protein MTTETMVLNILEDITGAENLAAELNTDLFDEGILDSLASVQLLVELENQCGVAVPISEFDRSEWGTPQQIIDQVTQLQN; from the coding sequence ATGACAACGGAAACTATGGTATTAAACATTTTAGAAGATATTACTGGGGCTGAAAACTTAGCAGCAGAACTTAACACTGATTTATTCGATGAAGGGATTCTTGATTCACTTGCTAGCGTGCAACTATTAGTAGAATTAGAAAATCAATGTGGCGTAGCTGTACCAATTTCTGAATTCGATCGTTCTGAATGGGGAACACCACAACAAATCATTGATCAAGTCACACAATTACAAAACTAA